From a single Pseudomonadota bacterium genomic region:
- a CDS encoding sugar ABC transporter permease: protein MNPGGVDLNRPREGAAAAALSAVYGGLMRAVEPPINRLQRAIGAARMPYFFIAPNLAIFGIFVITPMLLNIWYGFTGGTSIELASRPFVGGENFASLLRCADYLDPASCERDRFWRGLYNTGFFVALQVSLMVLLSLATALVLNRRIIGRGFFRAVYFYPVLLSPVVVALIWKWVLQRSGALNAGLEAVGTTPVQWLLEPGWARFWAIFVSIWAHMGFYTLILLAGLQSIPAELYEAAQMDGTPGWRVFWRITLPLLMPTMLVVLVLGLIRAVQVFDEVYVLTGGGPGSATLFMVQFIYETGFSNQLHILGLAAAASMILGLTLLVLTLLQLRLGQGTPA, encoded by the coding sequence ATGAATCCGGGCGGGGTGGACCTAAACCGCCCCAGAGAAGGTGCCGCAGCGGCCGCTCTGAGCGCGGTCTATGGCGGGCTCATGCGGGCGGTCGAGCCGCCGATCAACCGTCTGCAGCGGGCGATCGGCGCCGCGCGCATGCCTTATTTCTTCATCGCGCCCAATCTCGCGATCTTCGGCATCTTTGTCATCACGCCTATGCTGCTCAACATCTGGTACGGGTTCACCGGCGGCACCAGCATCGAGCTGGCGAGCCGCCCTTTCGTCGGCGGCGAGAATTTCGCGAGCCTGCTCCGATGCGCCGACTATCTCGATCCTGCCAGCTGCGAGCGCGATCGATTTTGGCGAGGCCTCTACAACACCGGCTTCTTCGTTGCCCTGCAGGTCTCGCTGATGGTGCTCTTGTCGCTGGCGACGGCACTCGTGCTGAATCGCCGGATCATCGGGCGCGGCTTCTTCCGGGCCGTCTACTTCTACCCGGTCTTGCTGTCGCCGGTGGTCGTGGCGCTCATTTGGAAGTGGGTGCTGCAGCGCTCGGGCGCGCTCAATGCCGGCCTCGAAGCCGTCGGCACCACGCCGGTGCAATGGCTGCTCGAGCCTGGATGGGCACGCTTCTGGGCGATCTTCGTCAGCATTTGGGCGCATATGGGCTTCTACACCTTGATCCTGCTCGCCGGTCTGCAGTCGATCCCGGCGGAACTGTACGAGGCCGCCCAAATGGACGGCACGCCTGGGTGGCGCGTGTTCTGGCGCATCACGCTGCCCTTGCTGATGCCCACCATGCTGGTCGTGCTCGTGCTGGGCTTGATCCGCGCCGTGCAGGTCTTCGACGAGGTCTACGTGCTCACCGGCGGCGGCCCCGGCTCGGCAACGCTGTTCATGGTGCAGTTCATCTATGAGACCGGCTTCTCGAACCAGCTGCATATCCTGGGCCTGGCTGCTGCGGCATCCATGATCCTCGGGCTGACGCTCCTGGTGCTGACGCTCCTCCAGCTTCGCCTCGGCCAAGGGACCCCCGCCTGA
- a CDS encoding carbohydrate ABC transporter substrate-binding protein: protein MRTTWRNPILAAIGLIALMVPASAYAQVELRLTWYSDGGEGDVMRDLLNRFEQKNADVKVIMDVVAFRAINENLPVMVQSGQGPDMARVVDLGGLSKFYLDLTPHLPDPAYWHANFEPFLAWMRRPGDAAGISGVMTQLTVTGGFINKTLFDQAKIPVPGATASWEDWAKAASAVAKAAKIPMALAMDRSGHRFAPLAIDQGAKYFDAQGNPAIADAGFRKAAEMLVDWHKQGIMPKEIWAGASGTAYKGANEEFANSQLAYYYSGNWQIGQFAKQIGDTFDWTVVPEPCGPAACTGMPGGAALVAFAGTKHPKEVARVMDYFASEAVLKEFSERSLFIPAHLGLAKKPLEFRTDSRPARDALNAYAQQVAKIDKVAFQYQGYANNRLMFNATVTRLTQAITGELTLDQALQRIEADVAEGLKEKAK, encoded by the coding sequence ATGAGAACGACGTGGCGAAACCCGATCCTGGCTGCCATCGGCCTCATCGCGCTCATGGTGCCGGCGTCGGCATACGCCCAGGTCGAGCTGCGCCTGACCTGGTACTCCGACGGCGGCGAAGGCGATGTGATGCGGGACCTGCTCAATCGCTTCGAGCAGAAGAACGCCGACGTGAAGGTGATCATGGACGTCGTCGCCTTCCGCGCCATCAACGAAAACCTGCCGGTCATGGTGCAGTCGGGGCAAGGCCCGGACATGGCGCGCGTCGTCGATCTCGGAGGACTCTCCAAATTCTATCTCGACCTCACGCCACATCTGCCGGATCCGGCTTATTGGCATGCGAATTTCGAGCCGTTTCTAGCCTGGATGCGGCGTCCGGGAGACGCAGCGGGCATCAGCGGCGTGATGACGCAGCTTACCGTCACCGGCGGCTTCATCAACAAGACCTTGTTCGACCAAGCCAAGATCCCCGTCCCCGGCGCCACCGCAAGCTGGGAGGATTGGGCCAAGGCGGCCAGCGCGGTCGCGAAGGCGGCCAAGATCCCGATGGCGCTCGCCATGGATCGTTCGGGCCACCGGTTCGCCCCGCTCGCCATCGACCAGGGGGCGAAGTATTTCGATGCCCAGGGCAATCCGGCGATCGCCGATGCCGGCTTTCGCAAGGCGGCCGAGATGCTGGTCGACTGGCACAAGCAAGGGATCATGCCGAAGGAGATTTGGGCTGGTGCCTCGGGGACCGCCTACAAGGGAGCGAACGAGGAATTCGCCAACAGCCAGCTCGCCTACTATTACAGCGGCAATTGGCAGATCGGCCAATTCGCCAAGCAGATCGGCGACACCTTCGACTGGACCGTGGTGCCGGAGCCCTGCGGACCGGCGGCGTGCACGGGCATGCCGGGGGGTGCCGCCCTGGTGGCGTTCGCTGGGACCAAGCACCCCAAGGAGGTCGCCCGCGTGATGGACTATTTCGCGAGCGAGGCGGTGCTGAAGGAATTTTCCGAGCGCTCGCTGTTCATCCCGGCGCATCTCGGACTGGCGAAGAAACCGCTCGAGTTCCGCACGGATTCGCGCCCCGCGCGTGACGCGCTCAACGCCTACGCCCAGCAGGTGGCCAAGATCGACAAGGTGGCCTTCCAGTATCAGGGCTATGCGAACAACCGGCTGATGTTCAATGCCACCGTGACCCGCCTCACCCAAGCCATCACCGGCGAGCTGACCTTGGATCAGGCCCTCCAGCGGATCGAGGCCGACGTGGCCGAGGGCCTGAAAGAAAAGGCAAAATGA
- a CDS encoding glycoside hydrolase family 31 protein, translating to MTNTARSFDPSRWTAARVQAPIETSGTSLGFGTNLGPLDVAAHAPGVLRLRIGAAGGADYGLLAREESSGVDFGRGWGRPPPQPSPGSIRLETEAGSWRMTAGDLRLTLEADPLRFTLARGDAFLVESITDRHFRGQTRLPALARSDAGWLLSLALRTGEPIYGLGEKFGPLDRRGQLLVSRNEDALGVNTEHSYKNIPFAWSPSGWGVFVNTPAKVTHGIGHGPWSHRSYALLVEEPLLDLFLISGSSPAEILDRFTQLTGRPVVPPRWSLGIWASRAYYRTADEALEAARTLRQRRFPCEVLTLDGRAWQETNTRFLFEWDAARYPDPKAVIAGIKALGFRVCCWEYPCVSVHNPRFAELAEKGYFLKDETGAPYRYEWDPGPFGSVLTPLPPSGLIDFTNPEAYAFWRDAHRPLFEAGVDVMKSDFGEQIPDGVVAANGDRGPRLHNVYPLIYNRCVFEATERYGSGAPVVWGRSGWTGSQRYPVQWGGDPQSDWEGMAASLRGALGWGMSGVPCYATDIGGFYGPQPDAELYLRWVEVGVFASHFRFHGVGAREPWAFGEAAAAIARRWFEFRYRLIPYLEACLIEAADTGLPVMRAMPLAFPDDPASWRFELQFLCGPSLLVVPVVEPGGRVSAYLPAGTWHALWSGESIQGGRAVALEVPLDHIPVFGREGHLLPLGPVVQHTGELPQPSPITELWAFGRPQPRRGAGGLALEEDGRSVRIAGLAAGATVRSWAEANAVVSNGVATFAG from the coding sequence GTGACGAACACGGCCAGGAGCTTCGATCCGAGCCGGTGGACGGCCGCCCGCGTCCAGGCGCCGATCGAGACTTCCGGGACGAGCCTGGGTTTCGGCACCAATCTCGGCCCGCTCGACGTGGCGGCGCACGCTCCGGGAGTGCTCAGGCTCCGCATCGGTGCCGCGGGCGGAGCCGATTACGGGCTCCTCGCTCGGGAGGAGTCTTCGGGGGTGGACTTTGGGCGGGGGTGGGGACGCCCCCCTCCCCAACCCTCCCCCGGATCGATCCGCCTGGAGACGGAAGCCGGATCCTGGCGCATGACGGCCGGCGATCTTCGGCTCACCCTCGAAGCCGATCCCTTGCGGTTCACGCTCGCCCGCGGCGATGCGTTCCTGGTCGAGAGCATCACCGACCGGCATTTTCGCGGGCAGACGCGTCTGCCGGCATTGGCAAGGTCCGATGCTGGCTGGCTCTTGAGCCTGGCGCTCCGCACCGGCGAGCCGATCTATGGGCTTGGCGAGAAGTTCGGGCCGCTCGACCGCCGCGGCCAGCTCCTGGTCTCGCGCAACGAGGATGCGCTCGGCGTCAACACCGAACACTCTTACAAGAACATCCCCTTCGCCTGGTCGCCCAGCGGCTGGGGAGTCTTCGTCAACACCCCGGCCAAGGTCACGCATGGGATCGGGCATGGGCCGTGGTCGCACCGGAGCTACGCGCTCCTCGTCGAGGAGCCGCTCCTCGACCTGTTCCTGATCAGCGGCTCCAGCCCGGCGGAGATTCTGGATCGCTTCACGCAATTGACCGGCCGGCCGGTGGTGCCGCCACGCTGGAGCCTCGGCATCTGGGCGTCCCGCGCCTACTACCGCACCGCCGATGAAGCGCTCGAAGCGGCACGCACGCTGCGCCAACGGCGCTTTCCTTGCGAGGTTCTCACCCTCGATGGCCGCGCCTGGCAGGAAACCAACACTCGCTTTCTCTTCGAGTGGGATGCCGCGCGCTACCCCGATCCCAAGGCCGTCATTGCCGGCATCAAAGCGCTCGGGTTCCGGGTCTGCTGCTGGGAATACCCTTGCGTCTCGGTGCATAATCCGCGCTTCGCGGAGCTGGCGGAGAAGGGCTACTTCCTCAAGGACGAGACCGGGGCGCCCTATCGCTACGAATGGGACCCGGGGCCGTTCGGCTCGGTGTTGACGCCGCTGCCGCCGAGCGGCCTCATCGATTTCACCAATCCGGAAGCCTATGCCTTCTGGCGCGACGCGCATCGTCCGTTGTTCGAGGCCGGCGTCGACGTCATGAAGTCCGATTTCGGCGAGCAGATCCCCGACGGCGTGGTGGCCGCCAATGGCGACCGCGGGCCCCGTCTGCACAACGTCTACCCGCTCATCTACAACCGCTGCGTCTTCGAGGCGACCGAACGGTACGGCAGCGGCGCGCCGGTCGTCTGGGGACGCTCCGGCTGGACTGGCAGCCAACGCTATCCCGTGCAATGGGGGGGCGACCCGCAGTCCGATTGGGAGGGAATGGCGGCGAGCCTGCGCGGCGCGCTTGGCTGGGGCATGAGCGGGGTTCCTTGCTATGCGACCGACATCGGCGGCTTCTACGGCCCACAGCCCGACGCCGAGCTGTATCTGCGCTGGGTCGAGGTCGGGGTCTTCGCCTCGCATTTCCGCTTTCACGGCGTGGGTGCCCGCGAGCCTTGGGCCTTCGGCGAGGCAGCGGCCGCGATCGCCCGGCGCTGGTTCGAGTTCCGCTATCGGCTGATCCCCTATCTCGAGGCCTGCCTCATCGAGGCAGCCGACACCGGCTTGCCGGTCATGCGGGCGATGCCGCTTGCCTTCCCGGACGATCCCGCTTCCTGGCGCTTCGAGCTGCAGTTCCTCTGCGGCCCGAGCCTGCTGGTGGTGCCGGTCGTCGAGCCGGGCGGGCGGGTGAGCGCCTATTTGCCCGCCGGAACCTGGCATGCGCTGTGGAGCGGCGAGAGCATCCAAGGCGGCCGGGCGGTCGCCTTGGAGGTACCGCTCGATCACATCCCGGTCTTCGGGCGCGAGGGCCACCTGTTGCCGCTGGGCCCCGTCGTCCAGCACACGGGCGAGCTGCCGCAGCCGAGCCCGATCACCGAGCTATGGGCGTTCGGCCGCCCGCAGCCACGCCGCGGCGCCGGCGGCCTGGCTCTGGAAGAGGATGGCCGCAGCGTCCGCATTGCCGGACTCGCCGCCGGGGCGACGGTCCGCTCTTGGGCCGAAGCGAATGCGGTCGTTTCGAACGGTGTGGCGACCTTCGCCGGATAG
- a CDS encoding carbohydrate ABC transporter permease: MRPLLAFLARTRDGRRVGWVDAFSYLYLALGVFLMFGPVAWLVLSSFKSQADLVRFPPSLLPHAQETVTLAGFDQKLPLFRVTLPDGSEKTMAQLRRIGLRAEMVDPENPKDIVRVDIDQRREISRLHFEIDNYLTPLERFNFLTYFKNSVVVTVVATLLTLLVNSMAAFALSKYRFRGAKTFFVVMIGTLMIPITVVLVPVYLVVAKLGLINNLWGVILPGAATPTGVFLLRQYMLTIPDELIEAARMDAASEWRIYWRIMLPLSAPALAVLAIFSVVWRWNDFLWPLVVLSRSEVFTLQVGLNAFQGELNTQWHYLLAMTVVTLLPITAVFAFLQRYITTGIAATGMK, translated from the coding sequence ATGCGGCCGCTTCTCGCCTTCCTTGCTCGCACCCGCGATGGGCGTCGGGTCGGCTGGGTCGACGCCTTTTCCTATCTCTACCTGGCGCTGGGCGTGTTCTTGATGTTCGGGCCGGTCGCCTGGCTCGTCCTCTCCTCGTTCAAATCCCAGGCGGACCTCGTCCGCTTTCCCCCGAGCCTGCTGCCGCACGCGCAAGAGACCGTGACCCTGGCCGGGTTCGACCAGAAGCTGCCGCTGTTTCGCGTGACGCTGCCGGATGGATCGGAGAAGACCATGGCGCAGCTGCGCCGGATCGGATTGCGGGCAGAGATGGTCGATCCGGAGAACCCGAAGGACATCGTCAGGGTCGACATCGACCAGCGCCGGGAGATCAGCCGGCTGCATTTCGAGATCGACAACTATCTGACGCCGCTCGAGCGGTTCAATTTCCTCACATACTTCAAGAACAGCGTCGTGGTGACCGTGGTTGCCACCTTGCTCACGCTCCTCGTCAACTCGATGGCGGCGTTCGCCTTGTCGAAATACCGGTTCCGCGGGGCGAAGACATTCTTCGTCGTCATGATCGGGACGCTGATGATCCCGATCACCGTGGTCCTGGTCCCGGTCTACCTGGTGGTCGCCAAGCTCGGCCTCATCAACAATCTGTGGGGCGTGATATTGCCGGGAGCGGCAACGCCGACCGGCGTCTTCCTGCTGCGCCAGTACATGCTGACGATTCCCGACGAGCTCATCGAGGCGGCAAGGATGGATGCGGCCAGCGAATGGCGCATCTATTGGCGCATCATGCTGCCCTTGAGCGCTCCAGCACTGGCGGTGCTGGCGATCTTCTCCGTCGTTTGGCGCTGGAACGACTTCCTTTGGCCGCTGGTCGTGCTCAGCCGCAGCGAGGTCTTCACGCTGCAGGTGGGGCTCAATGCCTTCCAGGGAGAGCTGAACACGCAATGGCACTATCTGCTCGCCATGACCGTCGTGACGTTGTTGCCGATCACCGCGGTGTTCGCGTTCCTGCAGCGTTACATCACGACCGGGATCGCCGCCACCGGGATGAAATAG
- a CDS encoding OPT/YSL family transporter: MQQSTGAEHPRFFSFESLALIAPLCVVGAIIGTELITTLGITTNTSLIGALAGMALARVPLALLRRYKSIHVQNLAQSAISAATFGAGNALLLPVGIPFVLGRMDLVGPMLLGVFLAMLLDGYMLYRMFDSEVFPAEGAWPPGVAAAEAIRAGDEGGRKGLVLLGGIGVGILGSIFAIPMSAFGVAFIGNIWALTMFGIGLLTRGYSSTLLPWLAPGGDLMKAYIPHGVMVGAGLVALIQVVMLMLQRDSAKPASSRTGTSAEEVRRTIAFGSGAYVLIAVIIALLGGMISEMSFGMLVLFIVYAAFAALTHELIVGLAAMHAGWFPAFAVALITLVIGMLIGFPAPALCLLVGFSAATGPAFADMGYDLKAGHMLRGYGTDPAFEREGRRQQLYAAMFAFVIAGIVVFISYQGYFAANKVAPVDRVYVATIKAGASWEVAQQLAIWAIPGAIVQFLGGPKRQLGVLFATGLLLLNPTAGWAVLVGVALRTIWTRATSGARQSDMEVFAAGAIAGDALYSFYDTMTRAFLARK, encoded by the coding sequence ATGCAACAGTCGACCGGCGCAGAGCATCCGCGCTTCTTCAGCTTCGAAAGCCTGGCGCTGATCGCGCCCTTGTGCGTCGTGGGCGCCATCATCGGCACCGAGCTCATCACCACGCTCGGCATCACCACCAACACCTCGCTGATCGGCGCGCTCGCCGGCATGGCGCTGGCACGGGTGCCGCTGGCGCTGCTCAGGCGCTACAAGTCGATCCATGTGCAGAACCTGGCGCAGAGCGCCATCTCGGCGGCCACCTTCGGCGCCGGCAACGCGCTCCTGCTGCCGGTCGGCATCCCCTTCGTGCTGGGCCGGATGGATCTGGTGGGTCCCATGCTGCTCGGCGTGTTTCTGGCGATGCTGCTCGACGGCTACATGCTCTACCGCATGTTCGACAGCGAGGTCTTCCCGGCCGAGGGCGCCTGGCCGCCCGGTGTGGCGGCCGCCGAAGCGATCCGCGCCGGCGATGAGGGCGGGCGCAAGGGCCTGGTGCTCCTGGGCGGCATCGGCGTGGGAATTCTAGGATCGATCTTCGCCATCCCGATGTCCGCCTTCGGTGTCGCCTTCATCGGCAACATCTGGGCGCTCACCATGTTCGGCATCGGCCTCTTGACCCGCGGCTATTCTTCCACGCTGCTCCCTTGGCTGGCGCCGGGGGGCGATCTCATGAAGGCCTACATTCCCCACGGCGTCATGGTCGGCGCCGGGCTGGTGGCCCTCATCCAGGTGGTGATGCTGATGCTGCAGCGGGACTCCGCCAAGCCCGCCTCCAGCCGCACCGGCACCAGCGCCGAGGAGGTGCGCCGCACCATCGCATTCGGCAGCGGCGCCTACGTCCTCATCGCGGTCATCATCGCGCTTTTGGGCGGCATGATCTCGGAGATGTCCTTCGGCATGCTGGTGCTGTTCATCGTCTACGCGGCCTTTGCCGCCTTGACCCATGAGCTCATCGTCGGCTTGGCGGCGATGCATGCGGGCTGGTTCCCGGCTTTCGCCGTGGCGCTCATTACCTTGGTGATCGGCATGCTGATCGGTTTCCCGGCACCCGCACTCTGCCTCCTCGTCGGCTTCTCGGCCGCGACCGGCCCCGCCTTCGCCGACATGGGCTATGACCTCAAGGCCGGCCACATGCTGCGCGGCTATGGCACCGATCCCGCCTTCGAGCGGGAAGGGCGACGCCAGCAGCTCTATGCCGCCATGTTCGCCTTCGTCATCGCCGGCATCGTGGTGTTCATTTCCTACCAGGGATATTTCGCCGCCAACAAGGTGGCCCCGGTCGACCGGGTCTATGTGGCGACCATCAAGGCCGGCGCTTCCTGGGAGGTGGCGCAGCAGCTGGCGATCTGGGCGATCCCGGGGGCGATCGTGCAGTTCCTGGGCGGACCCAAGCGGCAGCTGGGCGTGCTGTTCGCCACCGGCCTCCTCTTGCTCAACCCGACCGCCGGCTGGGCGGTGCTGGTGGGTGTCGCCTTGCGCACCATTTGGACGCGGGCGACGAGCGGGGCGCGCCAATCCGACATGGAGGTCTTCGCCGCCGGCGCGATTGCGGGCGATGCGCTCTACAGCTTCTACGACACGATGACGAGGGCCTTCCTGGCGAGGAAGTAG
- a CDS encoding hydantoinase B/oxoprolinase family protein → MAARWRIGFDIGGTFTDFILLDRERNDIRLYKCLTTPEDPSIGALDGLGQLLSAADVALADVGDIVHGTTLVTNALIERQGAKLGLITTQGFRDILEMGTEQRYDIYDLFLQYPEPLVRRRHRLEVPERMDRDGNVVVALDPDKVVAAARQLVASGVEAIAVCFLHSYRNPAHEREAGAAIRQHFPQVAVSLSSDVVAELWEYQRITTTCANAFVQPLMDRYVRRMERELWQRGFRGALYLMHSAGGLVSPETARAFPIRLLESGPAGGALATAFFGRVAGKADVISFDMGGTTAKACLIENGHAATAAEMEAARVHRFKKGSGLPIKAPVIDMIEIGAGGGSVAALDELGLLRVGPHSAGADPGPACYGRGGSEPTVTDANLLLGYYDPGFFLGGRMALDRQAAERALAGIGAKLGLSAVETAWGIHRLVTESMAAAARIHIVEKGKDPRRYAMVGFGGAGPAHAAGVARILGVREVLIPPASGAASALGFLAAPLSFEQVRSHPLRLDDPGAALRMDAVLGELERETEARLTAAGVAAGDIVTERSADMRLMGQIHEINVDLPSGRIGAAALPAIRAAFATAYAHRYTSVYEGVAVQVVSLRVRCRGPLPALSLAEADARSSGQALKGKRRAYFGPAQGEGGFVLTPVYDRYALPAGTAILGPAIIEEREATTILAPGDRLMVDAAGTLRIEIAVAPAAAARITPMTPLDEARGLIESDSVSLEIMWARLVTVVEEMWHTIVRTAFSLIISEAQDFATDLLDPDGESLAHSPRAMPVFNLTLPIAVKALIKKFPPDTLKPGDVLITNDPWLCAGHLFDIAVVTPVFRAGRLVALTATVGHVGDIGGTKDSLRAREIYDEGFQIPPMKLCREGVPNEDLLTLLAENVRKPEEVLGDIHSFVAANQLGADRLVAFMDDYGMHDLRALASVVHDRAERAVRDAIRRLPDGEYRSEVWNNPLGTKLRYPVKVTVKGDAIEVDFAGAPAELAQGGLNCTFTYTAAHSTYPLKCILTPQIRSNAGCYRPFTVKAPAGSVLNASKPVAVNLRTRTGWYIAPNIFRALAQAAPGQVQAATGLPHAISIYGRDEAGRIYSDHYFMGGGQGGSQQSDGKSALLYPTSAANTSIELMETRAPVLVLEKTLVADSGGPGRLRGGLGVRTRLRKLFDDGLPTLFSIYPEGVGVATEGLFEGKPGGSVHGLVLDRDGTLVHDCGTGELVTLTTADRIVEVQLAGGSGYGPPAERDRARLEDDVADGYVSPASALKDYGGQASASAAE, encoded by the coding sequence ATGGCAGCGCGCTGGCGCATCGGTTTCGACATCGGCGGCACCTTCACCGATTTCATCCTGCTCGACCGCGAGCGGAACGACATCCGGCTCTACAAATGCCTGACCACGCCGGAAGATCCCTCCATCGGCGCGCTCGATGGTCTGGGTCAGCTCCTTTCGGCCGCGGACGTGGCCTTGGCCGATGTGGGCGACATCGTGCATGGCACCACGCTCGTCACCAACGCGCTCATCGAGCGCCAAGGCGCCAAGCTCGGGCTCATCACCACCCAAGGCTTCCGCGACATCCTGGAGATGGGGACCGAGCAGCGCTACGACATCTACGATCTCTTCCTGCAATATCCCGAGCCCTTGGTCAGGCGCCGGCATCGCCTGGAGGTGCCCGAGCGCATGGACCGCGACGGCAATGTCGTGGTGGCGCTCGACCCGGACAAGGTGGTCGCCGCCGCCCGCCAGCTCGTCGCCTCCGGCGTCGAGGCGATCGCCGTCTGCTTCCTCCATTCCTATCGCAACCCGGCGCATGAGCGCGAAGCCGGTGCCGCGATCCGCCAGCACTTTCCCCAGGTTGCGGTCTCGCTCTCCTCCGACGTGGTGGCCGAGCTCTGGGAGTACCAGCGCATAACCACCACCTGCGCCAACGCCTTCGTGCAGCCGCTGATGGACCGTTATGTCCGGCGCATGGAGCGCGAGCTGTGGCAGCGGGGCTTCCGCGGCGCGCTCTATCTCATGCACTCCGCCGGCGGCCTGGTCTCGCCGGAGACGGCACGGGCCTTTCCGATCCGGCTGTTGGAGTCCGGTCCCGCCGGCGGCGCGCTGGCCACGGCGTTCTTCGGCCGGGTCGCCGGCAAGGCGGACGTGATCAGCTTCGACATGGGCGGCACCACCGCCAAGGCGTGCCTGATCGAAAACGGCCATGCCGCCACCGCGGCCGAGATGGAAGCGGCCCGCGTCCATCGCTTCAAGAAGGGCTCCGGCCTGCCGATCAAGGCGCCGGTCATCGACATGATCGAGATCGGTGCCGGCGGCGGCTCGGTCGCCGCCCTCGACGAGCTCGGGCTCCTGCGCGTCGGTCCGCACTCCGCCGGTGCGGATCCCGGGCCCGCCTGCTATGGCCGCGGCGGCAGCGAGCCCACGGTGACCGACGCCAATCTCCTGCTGGGATATTACGATCCCGGATTTTTCCTGGGCGGGCGCATGGCCCTCGACCGCCAAGCCGCGGAACGGGCGCTCGCCGGCATCGGCGCCAAGCTCGGCCTGTCGGCCGTGGAGACCGCCTGGGGCATCCATCGCCTGGTGACCGAGAGCATGGCGGCCGCCGCGCGCATCCACATCGTGGAGAAGGGCAAGGATCCCAGGCGCTATGCCATGGTCGGATTCGGCGGCGCCGGCCCCGCGCACGCGGCGGGCGTGGCGCGCATTCTGGGGGTGCGCGAGGTCTTGATCCCGCCGGCTTCCGGTGCCGCCTCGGCCTTGGGCTTCCTCGCCGCTCCCTTGTCCTTCGAGCAGGTGCGGAGCCATCCTCTCCGCCTCGATGATCCCGGCGCCGCCCTCCGCATGGATGCGGTCTTGGGCGAGCTCGAGCGCGAGACCGAAGCAAGGCTGACCGCCGCCGGCGTTGCCGCTGGCGACATCGTGACCGAGCGCTCGGCCGATATGCGCCTCATGGGGCAGATCCATGAGATCAACGTCGATCTCCCTTCCGGCCGGATCGGTGCGGCGGCGCTGCCGGCGATCCGTGCCGCCTTCGCCACCGCCTACGCCCACCGCTACACCTCGGTCTATGAGGGGGTCGCGGTGCAGGTGGTCTCGCTCCGGGTCCGCTGCCGCGGCCCGCTGCCGGCCTTGAGCTTGGCCGAGGCCGATGCCCGGTCCTCGGGGCAGGCCTTGAAGGGCAAGCGGCGCGCCTATTTCGGCCCAGCCCAGGGCGAGGGGGGCTTCGTCCTGACTCCGGTCTACGATCGCTATGCGCTGCCGGCGGGTACCGCGATCCTCGGCCCCGCCATCATCGAGGAACGCGAGGCCACCACCATCCTCGCCCCCGGCGATCGGCTGATGGTCGATGCCGCGGGAACCCTCCGCATCGAGATCGCGGTCGCACCGGCCGCGGCCGCCCGCATCACGCCCATGACGCCGCTTGACGAGGCGCGCGGCCTGATCGAGTCCGATTCCGTCTCCCTCGAGATCATGTGGGCGCGCCTGGTCACCGTGGTCGAGGAGATGTGGCACACCATCGTGCGAACGGCCTTCTCCCTCATCATTTCCGAGGCGCAGGATTTCGCCACCGACCTCTTGGATCCCGACGGCGAGAGCCTGGCCCATTCGCCTAGGGCCATGCCGGTCTTCAACCTGACCCTGCCGATCGCGGTGAAGGCGCTCATCAAGAAGTTCCCGCCCGACACGCTCAAGCCCGGCGACGTGCTCATCACCAACGATCCCTGGCTCTGCGCCGGGCATCTTTTCGACATCGCGGTGGTGACGCCGGTCTTCCGCGCCGGCCGCCTGGTGGCGCTGACCGCGACCGTGGGCCATGTCGGCGACATCGGCGGCACCAAGGATTCGCTCCGCGCCCGCGAGATCTACGACGAGGGCTTCCAGATCCCGCCGATGAAGCTCTGCCGCGAAGGCGTGCCGAACGAGGATCTGCTGACGCTCTTGGCCGAGAATGTGCGCAAGCCCGAGGAGGTGCTGGGCGACATCCACTCCTTCGTCGCCGCCAACCAGCTCGGCGCCGACCGGCTCGTCGCCTTCATGGACGACTATGGCATGCACGATCTGAGAGCGCTCGCTTCCGTCGTGCACGACCGCGCCGAGCGCGCGGTGCGCGATGCGATCAGGCGCCTGCCGGACGGCGAATACCGCTCGGAGGTCTGGAACAATCCGCTCGGCACCAAGCTCCGCTATCCGGTCAAGGTGACGGTGAAGGGCGACGCGATCGAGGTGGATTTCGCCGGCGCCCCGGCCGAGCTGGCGCAGGGCGGTCTCAACTGCACCTTTACCTATACGGCGGCGCACTCGACCTACCCCTTGAAATGCATTCTCACGCCGCAGATCCGCAGCAATGCCGGCTGCTATCGGCCGTTCACCGTCAAGGCGCCGGCGGGATCGGTCCTGAACGCCTCGAAGCCGGTCGCGGTCAATCTCAGGACGCGCACCGGCTGGTATATCGCGCCCAACATCTTCAGAGCACTCGCCCAAGCCGCACCGGGCCAGGTGCAGGCCGCCACCGGGCTGCCGCATGCCATCAGCATCTACGGCCGCGACGAGGCAGGCCGGATCTATTCCGACCATTATTTCATGGGCGGCGGGCAGGGCGGCTCCCAGCAGAGCGACGGCAAGTCGGCGCTGCTTTATCCGACCTCGGCGGCCAATACCTCGATCGAGCTCATGGAGACGCGGGCTCCGGTCTTGGTCTTGGAGAAGACTTTGGTGGCCGATTCCGGCGGTCCCGGCCGGTTGCGGGGCGGGCTCGGCGTTCGCACGCGTCTTAGGAAGCTCTTCGATGATGGCCTGCCGACCCTGTTCTCGATCTATCCCGAAGGCGTTGGGGTGGCAACCGAAGGTCTGTTCGAGGGCAAGCCGGGCGGCAGCGTGCACGGGCTCGTGCTCGACCGCGACGGCACGCTGGTGCATGACTGCGGCACCGGCGAGCTGGTGACGCTCACCACGGCCGATCGTATCGTCGAGGTGCAGCTGGCCGGCGGCTCGGGCTATGGCCCGCCGGCCGAGCGCGACCGCGCCCGGCTCGAGGACGACGTGGCCGACGGCTACGTCTCGCCGGCCTCCGCGCTCAAGGACTATGGCGGGCAGGCTTCCGCGAGCGCGGCGGAATGA